The nucleotide sequence CCGGTGAGAGCACCGAGCGACTGCTCGCGGTCGCCGCCTGGCGGGAGGCGCCGTACTTCACCCGCGAGGAGCGGGCCGCGCTCGCGCTCACCGAGTCGATGACCCGGCTGGCCGACCGTCCGGACCCGGTGCCCGACCAGGTCTGGGACGACGCCGCCGCGGTGTTCGACGAGCGCGCGCTGGCGCTGCTCGTCACCACCATCGCGACGATCAACGCCTGGAACCGGATCAACGTGGCCACCCGGCAGCTCGCGGGCAGCCACCGCCGCGGGGCGGCCACCGCCGTGTGAGCCGATCCACCGTCGTTCAGCACGAGACAACGGCCCGGCGCGCTTAGGCTCGACGGTGAAGGTTGTTGTGTTCGACGCTGAAGTCTGTGCAGGTGAGGTACCCGTGTCCGTCTCCCCGATCCATCCCCCGGTCGACGCCGAGGAGTCCGAGCTCCGCGTCACCGAGCGGAAGACGAGCGCGGCCGGGGCGAAGGCCGTGGCCGTCTCGATGAAGCGGTCACTGGCCGAGCAGGGCGTGGTCAAGACGGCACGCAACCTGCTCACCCTGAACCAGGTCGACGGCTTCGACTGCATGAGCTGCGCCTGGCCGGACCCGGAGCCCGGGGAGCGGCACACCGCGGAGTTCTGCGAGAACGGCGCCAAGGCCGTCGCCTGGGAGGGCGACCGCCGCCAGGTCACCCCGGAGTTCTTCGCCCGGCACTCGATCGAGGACCTGCGCACCCGCAGCGCGCACTGGCTGGAGAGCCAGGGCAGGCTGCTGCACCCGATGGTCCGCCGCGACGGCGGCACACACTACGAGCCGATCAGCTGGGAGAGCGCGTTCGAGCTGATCGGTGAGCACCTGCGGGCGCTCGACTCGCCGGACCAGGCGAACTTCTACACCTCGGGCCGGGCCTCCAACGAGGCGGCGTTCGCCTACCAGCTCTTCGCCCGCGCGTTCGGCACCAACAACCTGCCCGACTGCTCGAACATGTGTCACGAGTCGACCGGCGTCGGCCTGTCGCAGTCGATCGGCATCGGCAAGGGCTCGGTGTCGCTGCGCGACCTGCACGAGGCCGAGCTGATCGTCATCTCCGGGCAGAACCCGGGCACCAACCACCCCCGGATGCTGTCCGCGCTGGAGCTCGCCAAGAAGAACGGCGCGCGGATCCTGGCGATCAACCCGCTGCCCGAGGCCGGGCTGCTCAAATTCGACAACCCGCAGCACGCGCGCGGCATGACCGGGATCGGCACCCGGCTCGCCGACGAGTTCCTGCAGATCCGATCGGGCGGCGATCTCGCGCTCTGGCAGGCGTTCGGGCACCTGCTGCTGGCCGCCGAGGAGCGCAACCCGGGCAGCGTGCTGGACCGCGACTTCGTCGAGCGGCACACCAACGGCTTCGAGGACTACGCGGCACACGTCAAGGACCTGGACCGCGACGCCGTCGTCGCCGCGACCGGCCTCGACTGGGAGCAGATCGAGAAGGCCGCCGCGATGCTGGTCTCCTCGGAGCGGACCGTGAACTGCTGGGCGATGGGCATCACCCAGCACCGCAACGCGGTCAACACCATCCGCGAGATGGTCAACGTCTCGCTGCTGCAGGGCATGATCGGCAAGCCGGGCGCCGGCCTGTGCCCGGTCCGCGGCCATTCGAACGTGCAGGGCGACCGGACGATGGGCATCTGGGAGCAGATGCCCGACCAGTTCCTCGACCGCATCCGCGACGAGTTCGGTTTCGATCCGCCGCGCGAGCACGGCAACGACTCGATCGCCACGGTGAAGGCGATGGCCGCAGGCCATGGCAAGGTGTTCGTCGGCCTCGGCGGCAACTTCTCGCAGGCCATGTCGGACACCGGGGTCACCGAGCCCGCCCTGGAGCAGTGCGCACTGACCGTGCAGATCTCCACCAAGCTCAACCGCTCGCACGTGGTCGCGGGCACCGACGCGCTGATCCTGCCCGCGCTCGGCCGGACCGAGAAGGACCTCACCGGGGGCCGGGCGCAGCAGGTCACCGTCGAGGACTCGATGTCGGCGGTGCACGCCTCGCACGGCCGCTCGCAGCCGGCCGGGGAGCTGCTGCGCTCCGAGGTCGACATCGTCTGCAACATCGCGCGCGCCACCCTGGGCGCCGACCACGTCGTCCCCTGGGCCGAGTTCACCACCGACTACGACCGCATCCGGGACCGGATCGGCCGGGTCGTGCCGGGCTGCGAGGCCTACACCGAGAAGGTGGCCCGCTCGGGCGGCTTCACGCTCCCGCACCCGCCCCGGGACTCCCGGGAGTTCCCGACGACGTCCGGGAAGGCCGAGTTCGCGGTCAGCCCGCTGACCGTCACCACACTCCCCGAGGGACGGCTGGTGCTGCAGAGCCTGCGCAGCCACGACCAGTTCAACACCACCGTCTACGGCCTGGACGACCGCTACCGCGGCATCCATTCCGGCCGCCGGGTGGTCTTCATCTCGCCCGCCGACCTGCGCGAGCTCGGCTACGCCGACGGCGACCGGGTGAACCTGGTGAGCGAGTGGACGGACGGCACCGTGCGGCGCGCCGACGACTTCCGGCTGGTCTCGTACTCGACGCCGAAGGGCTGCATCGCCGCGTACTACCCGGAGACCAACCCGCTGGTCGCCCTGGACTCCTACGCCGACGAGTCCCGCTGCCCGACCTCGAAGTGGATCGAGGTGCGACTGGAGCCCGCGACCCGGGCGCCGGTCGCGTGAGCGCGGTCACCCGATCGCCGGACCGCCGCCGGAATCTCCGTCACCGCCGGTGGGGTTGGACGTTGCGGGGCCACACATCCGTGGCCCCGCAGAGGGGGACCGGGTGACACTCACGACCACCGCGGCACCGAGCAGGCTGCGGATCGCACTGATCCTCGGCGCACTGATCGCGCTCGGGCCGCTCACCATCGACACCTACCTGCCCGCACTGCCCCAGGTCGGCCAGGACCTGGGCGTGTCGGGCACGACGGTCCAGCTGACGCTGACCGGCACGCTGGCCGGGCTCGCGCTCGGTCAGCTGCTGATCGGCCCGCTGTCCGACGCCTACGGCCGCCGGCTGCCGCTGCTGATCGGCACCGGCCTGCACGTGCTGGCATCGGCGCTGGTCGCGGTGGCGCCCTCGATCGAGGTGCTCGCCGTGCTGCGCGTGCTGCAGGGGGTCGGGGCGGCGGCCGGCGCGGTCGTCGGACTGGCGGTCGTGCGGGACCTGTTCACCGGCCGGGCCGCCGCGACGATGCTCTCCCGGCTGATCCTGGTGATGGGCGCCGCGCCGGTGCTCGCGCCGACCCTCGGCGGGCTGCTGCTGACCTGGACGTCCTGGCGCGGAGTGTTCCTGTTCCTGGCCCTGTACGGCCTGGTGATGCTGGCCGTGGTCACCGCGGGGCTGCCCGAGACGCTGCCCCCGGAACGCCGCCGGTCGGCCCGGTTCGGCTCCACCCTGCGCACCTACGGGATGCTGCTGCGCGACCGCGCGTTCGTCGGTCTGGTGCTGGTCGCCGGGCTCGCGATGGGCGCGCTGTTCAGCTACGTCTCCGGCGCCGCGTACGTCTTCCAGGAACAGTTCGGGGTGGACCAGCAGACCTTCGGGCTGCTGTTCGGCGCCGGCGCCATCTGGCTGGTCGTCGGCACCCAGCTGAACCCGGTCCTGCTCCGCACCCTGGAGCCGCGCCGGGTGATGACCGTGGCGGTGGCCGCGGGAGTGCTGGTCGGGCTGGTGCTGGCCGTCCTGACCACGACCGGGACCGGCGGATTGCCTGCCGTGCTCGCCGGGATCTGGGCGCTGCTGCTGACCTGCGGCTTCATTCTGCCGAACGCTCCGGCGCTGGCCCTGGCCCGGCACGGCCGGACGGCGGGCACGGCGGCCGCACTGCTCGGCTCGCTGCAGTTCGGTATCGGCGCCGCGACCTCCCCGGTGGTCGGCCTGCTCGGCAACGACGCCGCCGCGCTGGGCATCTCGATGTTCGGCGCGATCGCGCTGGCCGGGCTGGCACTGGTGCTGGTCGTGCGGCCCTGGACGCTCCCCGACCTGGAGGAGTCCTGATCCATTGACCTGAAGTGAACTTCAGGTCATAGCGTCCGTCGTATGGACGCGAGCATCTACATGGCCATGCGCAACGCGGGCACCGAGCCGGGGCACCGGCAGCGGCCCGCCGGGGAGACCGGGCGCCGGATACTGCGGCTCGCCCGCCCGCACCGCAAGCGGATGGCGTGGTTCCTCGCCACCAGCACCCTCGGCGCGGTCCTCACCGTCGTCACGCCGCTGCTGGCCGGGCGGGCCACCGATGCCATCACCACCGGCGCCCCGCTCTCGGTGCTCGGCGTCGTCGCCGGACTGATCGCCGCGGCCGCGGTCGCCGAGGCCGCACTCGGCCTGGTCACCCGGTGGCTCTCGGCGAACCTCGGCGAGGGGCTGATCCACCAGCTGCGCACCACCGTGTTCGACCACGTGCAGCGGATGCCGGTCGCGTTCTTCACCCGCACCCGGACGGGCGCACTGGTCTCCCGCTTGAACTCCGACGTCCTCGGGGCCCAGCGGGCGTTCTCCGACACCCTCGCCGGTGTGGTGTCCAACCTGGTGACGCTGCTGCTCACGCTCGGCGTGATGCTCGCGATCTCCTGGCAGGTGACGGTGCTCGCGGCGCTGCTGCTGCCCGCGTTCCTGCTCCCGGCCCGGCTGATGGGCCGCCGGCTGGCCGCGCTCGAGCGCGCCGCCGCCGACCACAACGCGGCGATGAGCACCCGGATGACCGAGCGCTTCTCGGCGCCCGGCGCCACCCTGATCAAGCTGTTCGGACGGCCGGCGCAGGAGTCCGCCGAGTTCGCCGACCGGGCCGAGCGGGTGCGCGCGATCGGGGTGCGCTCGGCGATGCTGCAGTGGGTGTTCGTCACCGCGCTGATCCTGGCGTCGTCGCTGGCGGTGGCACTGGTCTACGGCGTCGGCGGCGGGTTCGCCCTGGCCGGCGCGCTGTCCGCGGGCCAGGTCGTGTCCCTGGCGATGCTGCTGACCCGGCTGTACCAGCCGCTGACCGCGCTGGCCGGGGCGCGGATGGAGATCATGACGGTGCTGGTGAGCTTCGAGCGGGTCTTCGAGGTGCTCGACCTGGAGCCGGCGATCCGGGACCGGCCGGACGCCCGGGAGGTGCCGGACGGGCCGCTCGACGTCGAGTTCGATCGGGTGTCGTTCGCCTACCCGACCGCGGACCAGGTCTCGCTGGCCTCGCTGGAGGAGGTCGCGACGCTGGACACCCGCGGCGGTGAGCAGGTGCTGCACGACGTCTCCTTCACCGCACCGGCCGGCCGGATGGTCGCGCTCGTCGGATCGTCCGGCGCCGGCAAGTCGACGGTCGCCCAGCTGGTCGCCCGGCTCTACGACGCGAGCTCCGGCGCCGTCCGGATCGGCGGCGTCGACGTGCGCGACCTGACCGCCGACTCGGTGCACCGGGCGGTCGGCTTCGTCACCCAGGACGGGCACCTGCTGCACGACACGGTCGCCGCGAACCTGCGGATCGGCGCCCCGGACGCGACCGGCGCGCAGCTGTGGGAGGCGCTGCGCCGGGCCCGGCTCGACGAGATGGTCGCGTCCCTGCCGGACGGCCTGGACACCGTCGTCGGTGAGCGGGGTTACCGGCTCTCCGGTGGTGAGCGGCAGCGGCTGACGATCGCCAGGGTGCTGCTCGCGAAGCCCCGGATCGTGGTGCTCGACGAGGCCACCGCCAGCCTGGACACCACGTCGGAGGCCGCGGTGCAGGCGGCACTCGCGGAGGCGCTCGAGGGCCGGACGGCGATCGTCATCGCACACCGGCTGACCACGGTGCGGGACGCCGACGAGATCCTCGTCCTGGAGCACGGCCGGATCATCGAGCGGGGTGCGCACCACTCGCTGCTGGAGCTCGGCGGCCGGTACCGGGCGCTGAGCGCTACTTGAAGTCCTCCGGCGAGACGTCGTCGATGAACTCGCGGAACTCGCGCAGCTGCTGCTCGGGATGCTCGGACTGCTCGCCGGGAACCCCGCCGGTGGCTGCGCGGGCCTGCGCGGCGATCCCGCTGGCGTCCTCCGATTCGGGCGGCAGTACCTCGTCGATCGGCTGGCCGACCTCGTCGAGCACGTGCTCGGCCATCCCGATCGGCAGCCCCTCGCGGACCGCGATCGACAGCGCGTCGGACGGCTTGACCTGCACCCGGACGTCGCCGTCGAACACCAGCTCGGCGGTGTAGACGCCGTCGGCGAGATCGCTGATCTCGACCGACTCGCAGGTCCGCCCGAGCGCCTCCAGCACCGGGAGCAGCACGTCCTGGGTGAGGGCCACGCTGGAGTCGTCCCGCCGGCCGGCCGCGATCACCTCGGCCTGCGGCGGTCTCAGGAATACCGGGACACAGCGGTCCCCACCGGCCTCGCCGAGCAGCAGCACCGGCTGCCGTGAGCGGGCGTGAACGATCAGTCGCAGGACGTGCATCGTCCGGGCCATCAAACCCTCCCGTGACAGGGGTCACGGAAGTATCCCACCCCGGAGGCCGGTCCGTGTCTCACAACGAGACGCTTTCCACCGGCCGGCCCACAGCCGTTCCGGACGATCCCAGGAGATCCCATGAGCAGCACCGACACCACCGGCGTCAGCCACCTCGGCGGTTCCACGATCGGCTTCCGCTTCGGCCGGCCGTACGACCCGGCGCTCCCGACGCTCGTCCTGGTCAACTCGTTCACGACCACGGCCGACCTGTACCGCCCGCAGTTCGACGACCCGGCCCTCGCCGGGGTCGTCAACCTGCTCGCGATCGAGCCGTACGGGCACGGCGCGACGCAGGCCGGGCACCGGCACTTCACCTACTGGGACAGCGCCGTCGCGAACCTGCAGGTGCTCGACGCGCTCGACATCCTGGACGCGTTCGTGCTGGGCACCTCGCAGGGCGGCTGGATCGCCGCCCGGATGGCGCTGCTCGCGCCCGACCGGATCCGCGGGATCATCCCGCTCGGCACGTCGATGGACTTCGAGAGCCCCCGCAGCCGCGAGCTCGGCTGCTGGGACGGGATCGAGTTCTGCTCGCCGTCGGTGGACGCACTCGCCGAGCCGGTCGGGGACGACTGGGTGGTGCCGGGCGAGTTCGTCGACGCCGTACTCGCCGCCGGCCTGGGCGACACCGTGTCGGACGCGGACCGCGCGTTCTGGCGCGCCACCTACCAGGCCACCTACACCGGTGACGACGGCAGGCACCGGCTGCGGGTCAGCACGGTGAACCTGCGGGACCGGGACGGCCTGCACGGCAGGCTGGACGACGTCCGCTGCCCGGTGCTGTGGATGCACGGCACCGCCGACGCGGTCTACTCCGTCGCCAACGCCGAGGACGGGATCGCGCGCTTCGTCAACTCCCCCGGCGCCGAGCTGCGGATCGTCGAGGGCGGGCAGCACTTCCTCAGCGCCTCCGATCCGGCGGAGGTGAACGCCGCCGTCGCCGACTTCGTGAAGCGGTGGTCGTAGCGGCCCGCTCAGCCGCGGGCGAGCCACGGCATCGTCGTCGCGGCGATGGTCAGGAACTGCACGTTCGCCGACAGCGGTAGCCCGGCCATGTAGACCACCGCCTCCGCGACGTGCCGCACGTCGAAGGTCTGCTCCGGGCGGACCGTGCCGTCCGCCTGCTTCGCGCCGGTCGCGATGCCCGCGGTCATGTCGGTCGCCGCGTTGCCGATGTCGATCTGCCCGCAGGCGATGCCGAACTCCCGGCCGTCCAGCGACAGCGACTTGGTCAGCCCGGTGACCGCATGCTTGGTCGCGGTGTAGGCGGCGCTGCCGGGGCGCGGGGCGTGCGCCGAGATCGACCCGTTGTTGATGATCCGGCCGCCCTGCGGCTGCTGGGCGCGCATCGCGCCGAACGCCGCCCTCGCGCACAGGAACGAGCCGGTCAGGTTGGTCGCGACCGTCGCCGTCCAGTCCTCGACGGCGATCTCGTCGACGGTGCCGCCGGGGCCGAACGTGCCCGCGTTGTTGACCAGCAGATCGACCCGGCCCCAGCGGCCGGTCACGGCGGCGAACAGCTCGGCGACCGATCCGGGATCGGTCACGTCGGTGGCCACGGTGAGTGCCTCGGTGTGCCCGGCGGCGACCGCGTCCAGCCGGTCGGTCCGCCGGCCGGCGAGTGCGACCCGCCAGCCCG is from Pseudonocardia autotrophica and encodes:
- a CDS encoding multidrug effflux MFS transporter, whose product is MTLTTTAAPSRLRIALILGALIALGPLTIDTYLPALPQVGQDLGVSGTTVQLTLTGTLAGLALGQLLIGPLSDAYGRRLPLLIGTGLHVLASALVAVAPSIEVLAVLRVLQGVGAAAGAVVGLAVVRDLFTGRAAATMLSRLILVMGAAPVLAPTLGGLLLTWTSWRGVFLFLALYGLVMLAVVTAGLPETLPPERRRSARFGSTLRTYGMLLRDRAFVGLVLVAGLAMGALFSYVSGAAYVFQEQFGVDQQTFGLLFGAGAIWLVVGTQLNPVLLRTLEPRRVMTVAVAAGVLVGLVLAVLTTTGTGGLPAVLAGIWALLLTCGFILPNAPALALARHGRTAGTAAALLGSLQFGIGAATSPVVGLLGNDAAALGISMFGAIALAGLALVLVVRPWTLPDLEES
- a CDS encoding SDR family oxidoreductase; translation: MSGVAVVTGAGSGIGAAVTRGLLDAGWRVALAGRRTDRLDAVAAGHTEALTVATDVTDPGSVAELFAAVTGRWGRVDLLVNNAGTFGPGGTVDEIAVEDWTATVATNLTGSFLCARAAFGAMRAQQPQGGRIINNGSISAHAPRPGSAAYTATKHAVTGLTKSLSLDGREFGIACGQIDIGNAATDMTAGIATGAKQADGTVRPEQTFDVRHVAEAVVYMAGLPLSANVQFLTIAATTMPWLARG
- a CDS encoding ABC transporter ATP-binding protein produces the protein MDASIYMAMRNAGTEPGHRQRPAGETGRRILRLARPHRKRMAWFLATSTLGAVLTVVTPLLAGRATDAITTGAPLSVLGVVAGLIAAAAVAEAALGLVTRWLSANLGEGLIHQLRTTVFDHVQRMPVAFFTRTRTGALVSRLNSDVLGAQRAFSDTLAGVVSNLVTLLLTLGVMLAISWQVTVLAALLLPAFLLPARLMGRRLAALERAAADHNAAMSTRMTERFSAPGATLIKLFGRPAQESAEFADRAERVRAIGVRSAMLQWVFVTALILASSLAVALVYGVGGGFALAGALSAGQVVSLAMLLTRLYQPLTALAGARMEIMTVLVSFERVFEVLDLEPAIRDRPDAREVPDGPLDVEFDRVSFAYPTADQVSLASLEEVATLDTRGGEQVLHDVSFTAPAGRMVALVGSSGAGKSTVAQLVARLYDASSGAVRIGGVDVRDLTADSVHRAVGFVTQDGHLLHDTVAANLRIGAPDATGAQLWEALRRARLDEMVASLPDGLDTVVGERGYRLSGGERQRLTIARVLLAKPRIVVLDEATASLDTTSEAAVQAALAEALEGRTAIVIAHRLTTVRDADEILVLEHGRIIERGAHHSLLELGGRYRALSAT
- a CDS encoding FdhF/YdeP family oxidoreductase — translated: MSVSPIHPPVDAEESELRVTERKTSAAGAKAVAVSMKRSLAEQGVVKTARNLLTLNQVDGFDCMSCAWPDPEPGERHTAEFCENGAKAVAWEGDRRQVTPEFFARHSIEDLRTRSAHWLESQGRLLHPMVRRDGGTHYEPISWESAFELIGEHLRALDSPDQANFYTSGRASNEAAFAYQLFARAFGTNNLPDCSNMCHESTGVGLSQSIGIGKGSVSLRDLHEAELIVISGQNPGTNHPRMLSALELAKKNGARILAINPLPEAGLLKFDNPQHARGMTGIGTRLADEFLQIRSGGDLALWQAFGHLLLAAEERNPGSVLDRDFVERHTNGFEDYAAHVKDLDRDAVVAATGLDWEQIEKAAAMLVSSERTVNCWAMGITQHRNAVNTIREMVNVSLLQGMIGKPGAGLCPVRGHSNVQGDRTMGIWEQMPDQFLDRIRDEFGFDPPREHGNDSIATVKAMAAGHGKVFVGLGGNFSQAMSDTGVTEPALEQCALTVQISTKLNRSHVVAGTDALILPALGRTEKDLTGGRAQQVTVEDSMSAVHASHGRSQPAGELLRSEVDIVCNIARATLGADHVVPWAEFTTDYDRIRDRIGRVVPGCEAYTEKVARSGGFTLPHPPRDSREFPTTSGKAEFAVSPLTVTTLPEGRLVLQSLRSHDQFNTTVYGLDDRYRGIHSGRRVVFISPADLRELGYADGDRVNLVSEWTDGTVRRADDFRLVSYSTPKGCIAAYYPETNPLVALDSYADESRCPTSKWIEVRLEPATRAPVA
- a CDS encoding bifunctional nuclease family protein: MARTMHVLRLIVHARSRQPVLLLGEAGGDRCVPVFLRPPQAEVIAAGRRDDSSVALTQDVLLPVLEALGRTCESVEISDLADGVYTAELVFDGDVRVQVKPSDALSIAVREGLPIGMAEHVLDEVGQPIDEVLPPESEDASGIAAQARAATGGVPGEQSEHPEQQLREFREFIDDVSPEDFK
- a CDS encoding alpha/beta fold hydrolase — its product is MSSTDTTGVSHLGGSTIGFRFGRPYDPALPTLVLVNSFTTTADLYRPQFDDPALAGVVNLLAIEPYGHGATQAGHRHFTYWDSAVANLQVLDALDILDAFVLGTSQGGWIAARMALLAPDRIRGIIPLGTSMDFESPRSRELGCWDGIEFCSPSVDALAEPVGDDWVVPGEFVDAVLAAGLGDTVSDADRAFWRATYQATYTGDDGRHRLRVSTVNLRDRDGLHGRLDDVRCPVLWMHGTADAVYSVANAEDGIARFVNSPGAELRIVEGGQHFLSASDPAEVNAAVADFVKRWS
- a CDS encoding carboxymuconolactone decarboxylase family protein, which encodes MQPRMTKPYSHVPDSYRALSELERSTRDDTALTHRVQELVRLRASQINGCGFCVDMHSHDALAAGESTERLLAVAAWREAPYFTREERAALALTESMTRLADRPDPVPDQVWDDAAAVFDERALALLVTTIATINAWNRINVATRQLAGSHRRGAATAV